A window from Aquiluna borgnonia encodes these proteins:
- a CDS encoding class I SAM-dependent methyltransferase, giving the protein MSKADLSKKPEAVSAMFDSVAHSYDKTNDLLSFGQSRFWRGKVAKAVAAKSGERILDIAAGTGTSSMAFVGPGISVVAADFSNGMLNEGRKRYPQLEFVFADAMRLPFKDQEFDVVTMSFGLRNVSDHRVALGEFLRVLKPGGRLVICEFSHVPGLLGVLYRFYLRNFLPKFSALFSKSPEAYDYLAESIAAWPNQKQLAQDIANAGFSGVGFKNLTLGVVALHTAVKQ; this is encoded by the coding sequence GTGAGTAAGGCCGACCTGTCAAAGAAACCCGAAGCTGTTTCGGCCATGTTCGATTCGGTTGCTCACTCCTACGACAAAACAAATGACCTACTGTCCTTTGGGCAGTCCCGCTTTTGGCGCGGCAAAGTGGCGAAGGCTGTGGCGGCAAAATCTGGAGAGCGAATTCTAGATATTGCGGCCGGAACCGGAACCAGTTCAATGGCTTTTGTGGGGCCGGGCATATCGGTTGTGGCAGCAGATTTCTCTAACGGAATGCTCAATGAAGGCCGTAAGCGTTACCCTCAGCTCGAGTTTGTATTCGCTGACGCCATGAGGCTTCCTTTCAAGGATCAGGAATTTGACGTCGTCACGATGAGTTTTGGATTGCGGAACGTAAGCGATCACCGGGTTGCGCTCGGAGAGTTTCTTCGGGTTTTGAAGCCAGGCGGGCGTCTGGTTATTTGTGAGTTTTCGCATGTGCCAGGTCTCTTAGGCGTTCTATACCGTTTCTACCTGAGGAATTTTTTGCCTAAATTTTCAGCCCTGTTCTCAAAGAGTCCAGAGGCCTATGACTACCTTGCCGAGTCCATAGCGGCCTGGCCAAACCAAAAGCAACTGGCGCAAGACATCGCTAACGCGGGCTTTTCAGGGGTGGGTTTCAAGAACCTAACGCTGGGCGTTGTTGCCCTGCACACGGCGGTTAAGCAGTGA